The following are encoded together in the Ignavibacteria bacterium genome:
- the rplT gene encoding 50S ribosomal protein L20, with the protein MPRSKNKVAAHRRKKAVLKQAKGYVGARSKVYTVAKNAVEKGLSHSYRDRKLKKRVYRNLWIVRINAAARISGVSYSQLMGALSKKKIDVNRKTLADMAYNNIDAFNEFVKFAMS; encoded by the coding sequence ATGCCAAGGTCTAAAAACAAAGTCGCCGCACACAGGCGCAAAAAAGCAGTTCTAAAACAAGCCAAAGGATACGTAGGGGCAAGAAGCAAGGTTTACACTGTTGCGAAGAATGCAGTTGAGAAGGGCTTATCACACTCATACAGAGACAGAAAACTTAAGAAGAGAGTTTACAGAAATCTCTGGATAGTCAGAATCAATGCAGCAGCAAGAATAAGCGGAGTATCTTATTCGCAGCTGATGGGCGCATTAAGCAAGAAGAAAATAGATGTAAATAGAAAAACTCTTGCGGATATGGCGTACAACAACATTGATGCATTCAATGAATTTGTAAAATTCGCAATGAGCTAA
- the rpmI gene encoding 50S ribosomal protein L35: MPKMKTNRASAKRFKVTGSGKIKREKSGRSHILTKKSPKRKRQLATATLVSKGDEGRVKRMILAE, translated from the coding sequence ATGCCTAAGATGAAAACGAACCGTGCATCAGCCAAGAGATTCAAGGTTACAGGCTCGGGGAAAATCAAAAGAGAGAAATCCGGCAGAAGTCACATTTTGACAAAGAAGTCACCTAAGAGGAAGAGACAGCTTGCAACGGCAACGCTCGTATCTAAAGGCGACGAAGGAAGAGTCAAAAGAATGATTCTTGCGGAATAA
- the infC gene encoding translation initiation factor IF-3, with translation MKDKKYKERVNQEITAYQVRVVDEDGQPLGVMPLHEALRTATSRGLDLVEIAAGSKPPVCKIIDYGKYTYDRQKKDKLTKKNQNVMTVKEIRFNANTDSHDIEFKTKHLRQFLLDGHKVKTSVLYKGRMITHPEIGQKLMSDVLEKLKDIGKIDSKPKLEGKMLTCFLVPDKNKILSYRAKLAKEIKKADVPALTEAVKEETTAEEQKTQTEN, from the coding sequence ATTAAAGACAAAAAGTACAAGGAAAGAGTAAACCAGGAAATAACCGCTTATCAGGTAAGAGTAGTAGATGAAGACGGGCAGCCGCTTGGAGTTATGCCGCTGCATGAAGCGTTAAGAACAGCAACCTCAAGAGGACTTGATTTAGTGGAAATTGCAGCAGGCTCGAAGCCTCCGGTGTGCAAGATAATAGATTACGGAAAGTATACTTACGATAGACAGAAGAAAGATAAACTGACGAAGAAGAATCAGAACGTAATGACGGTTAAGGAAATAAGATTCAATGCAAACACTGATTCGCACGACATAGAATTTAAGACGAAACATTTAAGACAGTTTCTTCTTGACGGACACAAGGTAAAGACCTCAGTGCTTTACAAAGGTAGAATGATAACGCATCCCGAAATAGGGCAGAAACTGATGAGCGACGTACTGGAAAAGCTGAAAGACATAGGGAAGATAGATTCAAAACCGAAGCTCGAAGGTAAGATGCTCACATGTTTTTTAGTACCGGATAAGAATAAAATACTTTCATACAGAGCGAAGCTTGCGAAAGAGATTAAGAAAGCAGATGTACCGGCTCTGACCGAAGCCGTTAAAGAAGAGACAACTGCGGAAGAGCAAAAAACACAAACAGAAAATTAA
- a CDS encoding tetratricopeptide repeat protein, with protein sequence MNIKLFTSLFISILFCASLLHSQPIDTLYKKGDDALIKGDYEAALSYFKIIISKDPKESTAYNSIGFIHLMQKNYETSIENFTKAIDLDTNYGRAYSNRGAAYLFMNDIENAYKDLNHALQINPNDIMSLVSLGTLYGQLGKINEALDTYAKAEEIDPSKVDTYWNRGALLLNLDRFEEALVEANKAIQTDPSIAKSYYFRGTIYKYLMKYELSMEDYKKAIELDSSDGEAYIRRGILYLAIGDYSKAVEDIEYGLKLKPELRNDASVSNYLKEAKDKLK encoded by the coding sequence ATGAACATTAAATTATTTACTTCACTTTTTATCAGCATCTTATTCTGCGCATCATTACTGCATTCACAGCCGATTGATACACTTTACAAAAAGGGTGATGACGCTCTGATTAAAGGAGATTATGAAGCAGCTCTCAGTTACTTTAAAATAATCATCAGCAAAGACCCAAAAGAATCAACAGCTTACAACTCAATAGGATTTATCCATCTGATGCAGAAGAATTATGAAACATCAATTGAAAATTTCACCAAGGCAATCGATTTAGATACTAACTACGGAAGGGCTTATTCAAACCGCGGAGCTGCTTATTTATTCATGAATGATATTGAGAACGCTTACAAGGATTTGAACCATGCTTTACAGATAAACCCGAACGATATCATGTCGCTGGTCTCCCTTGGTACGCTTTACGGACAGCTTGGCAAAATTAACGAAGCACTTGATACTTACGCAAAAGCAGAAGAAATTGACCCCTCAAAGGTCGATACTTACTGGAACCGCGGAGCACTGCTGCTGAATCTTGACAGGTTTGAAGAAGCTCTCGTTGAGGCTAACAAAGCTATACAGACAGATCCTTCTATCGCTAAGAGTTATTATTTCAGAGGAACTATTTATAAGTATCTTATGAAGTATGAACTTTCAATGGAAGATTATAAAAAGGCAATAGAGCTCGACTCGTCCGACGGCGAAGCGTACATACGCAGAGGAATTCTGTATCTTGCCATTGGTGATTACAGCAAGGCAGTCGAAGACATTGAGTATGGTTTGAAGCTTAAACCCGAACTAAGGAACGATGCGTCGGTATCAAACTATCTGAAAGAAGCAAAAGATAAACTTAAATAA
- the aqpZ gene encoding aquaporin Z has protein sequence MKKYIAELIGTMVLVLIGCGSAVISGGSVGFLGISFAFGFAVLAMAYGIGGVSGCHINPAVTVGALVAGRIGGKDAGMYIVFQIIGAIIGAGILYLIASGLSSYNIAANGLGQNGYAEYSPMKYPLISGFIAEVVLTFIFLIVILGATAKNSPAGFAGIPIGISLVIIHIVGIPITGTSVNPARSIGPALFVGGAAIEQLWMFIIAPLIGAALAGLVWKFVLEDKE, from the coding sequence ATGAAAAAGTACATTGCCGAATTAATCGGAACAATGGTGCTTGTTCTTATCGGATGCGGATCCGCAGTTATATCAGGCGGTTCAGTTGGATTCCTCGGAATCTCATTTGCATTCGGTTTTGCGGTACTTGCTATGGCTTACGGAATAGGAGGCGTGTCCGGCTGCCATATTAATCCTGCTGTTACAGTCGGTGCACTCGTTGCAGGGCGCATCGGCGGCAAAGACGCAGGTATGTATATTGTATTTCAGATTATCGGTGCTATCATAGGTGCGGGTATTCTTTATTTAATCGCATCAGGTCTCAGCTCGTATAACATCGCTGCTAACGGGCTCGGACAAAACGGGTACGCTGAATATTCACCTATGAAATATCCTTTGATTTCAGGTTTCATTGCTGAAGTCGTTTTAACATTCATCTTTCTTATCGTTATTCTCGGTGCAACGGCAAAGAATTCACCTGCAGGTTTTGCAGGAATACCTATTGGTATTTCTCTCGTAATAATTCACATAGTCGGAATTCCTATTACGGGTACATCTGTAAATCCCGCAAGAAGTATAGGTCCCGCACTGTTCGTTGGCGGAGCGGCAATCGAACAACTCTGGATGTTCATTATTGCACCACTTATCGGAGCTGCCTTAGCTGGTCTTGTCTGGAAGTTCGTACTTGAGGATAAGGAATAA
- the thrS gene encoding threonine--tRNA ligase: protein MDNIIKITFPDGTEKEFSSGVTSFEIAKSISERFAQQVLFAEVNGVQKDLSAPITKDARIVFHKFDSDEGKELYWHSSSHVMAQAIEVLYPGAKFGVGPAIDSGFYYDIDSEHKFTEEDLKKIEERMLDIAKRDIQPLREVMKRTDAIEFFKTKRKDEYKVEILETIAKDEDMVSLYHQGGFTDLCRGPHLPSTGKIKAVKLMSISGSYWRGDEKNKMLQRIYGITFPSQKELDHHLKMLEEAKKRDHRKLGKELDLFFFHEVSPGAPFWLPNGMIIYREIEYFSRQLHDKYRYDEISTPIVVKEQLFQTSGHTSHYLENMFKIITDDEPMYLKPMNCPEATIVYSSKMRSFRDLPLRLSELGRMHRNEIRGALGGMFRVRQFTMDDAHIFCTYDQILEEITKVLQLMTETYSTFGFTPMYYLSTRPDEAMGEVEVWNKAEESLAQALKANNLSYKVNEKDGAFYGPKIDVHIKDALNRTWQLATVQLDFNLPERFDLTYEGSDGQKHRPIMIHRAIYGSFERFVGILTEHFAGNFPAWIAPVQVAVLPLTDAQQEYAKSVYDTLFNEGFRVYLDDRSEKVNYKIREAENRKIPYMLVLGPKEAHSGSVSLRIHGAGDKGAFELKEFMQRVRLNVTAKKTKYDF, encoded by the coding sequence TTGGATAACATAATAAAAATAACGTTTCCTGACGGGACTGAAAAAGAATTCAGCTCAGGTGTAACATCTTTTGAAATTGCAAAAAGCATAAGCGAAAGATTTGCACAGCAGGTTTTATTTGCCGAAGTGAACGGAGTTCAGAAAGATTTATCAGCACCTATTACAAAAGATGCAAGGATAGTTTTTCACAAGTTTGATTCGGATGAAGGCAAAGAGCTTTACTGGCATTCATCTTCGCACGTAATGGCGCAGGCGATAGAAGTGCTTTATCCGGGCGCAAAGTTCGGCGTGGGACCTGCTATTGACAGCGGCTTTTATTATGATATTGATTCAGAGCACAAGTTTACCGAAGAAGACCTCAAAAAGATTGAAGAGCGCATGCTGGATATCGCAAAGAGGGATATTCAACCCTTGAGGGAAGTAATGAAAAGAACCGATGCTATAGAATTTTTCAAGACAAAGAGAAAAGACGAATATAAGGTTGAGATACTCGAAACGATTGCAAAAGATGAGGACATGGTCTCGCTGTACCATCAGGGCGGGTTTACAGACCTTTGCAGGGGACCGCATTTGCCGAGTACAGGTAAGATAAAAGCAGTAAAACTGATGTCAATCTCGGGTTCGTACTGGAGAGGTGATGAGAAGAACAAAATGCTTCAGAGGATATACGGAATAACATTTCCCTCTCAGAAGGAACTTGACCATCATTTAAAGATGCTTGAAGAAGCGAAGAAGCGTGACCACAGAAAACTCGGGAAGGAACTTGATTTGTTCTTCTTCCACGAAGTGAGTCCGGGTGCGCCTTTCTGGCTTCCGAACGGAATGATTATTTACAGAGAGATAGAATATTTTTCAAGACAGCTTCATGACAAATACAGGTATGACGAGATAAGCACACCGATAGTTGTGAAAGAGCAGTTATTCCAGACATCGGGGCACACATCACATTATCTTGAAAACATGTTCAAGATAATAACCGATGACGAGCCGATGTATCTGAAACCGATGAACTGTCCTGAGGCGACAATAGTCTATTCATCAAAGATGAGAAGTTTCAGAGACTTGCCTCTGCGTTTAAGCGAGCTCGGCAGGATGCACAGGAACGAGATACGCGGTGCACTTGGCGGGATGTTCAGAGTAAGACAATTTACGATGGACGATGCTCATATATTCTGCACTTACGACCAGATTCTTGAGGAAATAACTAAAGTGCTTCAATTAATGACAGAGACTTACTCAACATTTGGTTTTACTCCGATGTACTATCTTTCAACCAGACCTGATGAGGCAATGGGTGAGGTTGAAGTCTGGAATAAGGCGGAAGAATCCCTTGCACAGGCGCTAAAGGCGAATAACCTTTCTTATAAAGTAAATGAGAAAGACGGGGCTTTTTATGGACCGAAGATTGATGTACACATAAAGGATGCATTAAACAGAACATGGCAGCTTGCGACGGTACAGCTTGATTTTAATCTTCCCGAAAGATTTGATTTAACTTATGAAGGTTCTGACGGACAGAAACACAGACCGATAATGATACACCGGGCGATATATGGAAGTTTTGAAAGGTTCGTAGGAATACTGACCGAGCACTTTGCGGGAAACTTCCCTGCATGGATAGCACCTGTACAGGTTGCAGTACTGCCTTTAACAGACGCACAGCAGGAATATGCTAAGAGCGTTTACGATACATTGTTCAACGAAGGATTCAGAGTATATCTTGACGACAGAAGCGAAAAAGTTAATTACAAAATACGCGAAGCTGAGAACAGAAAGATACCATATATGCTCGTGCTCGGACCTAAAGAAGCACATAGCGGCAGCGTATCGCTCAGGATACACGGTGCGGGCGATAAGGGTGCTTTTGAATTGAAAGAATTCATGCAAAGAGTTAGATTAAACGTTACGGCAAAAAAAACAAAGTACGATTTTTAA
- a CDS encoding YciI family protein, which translates to MISNTALSQDEFEMKDGDQTFIMKKYYMCFLKRGDNRTQDSAETALIQKGHMEHLSKLYKEGHTQIAGPFGGDGDLRGIVIFSVKSKEEAERLANEDPAVIAGRLKVEILEWWAAKGSTLK; encoded by the coding sequence ATGATATCAAACACCGCCCTTTCTCAGGACGAATTCGAAATGAAGGATGGTGATCAAACATTCATCATGAAAAAGTACTATATGTGTTTTCTTAAACGCGGTGATAATAGAACTCAGGACTCCGCTGAAACAGCACTCATACAGAAAGGACACATGGAGCACCTCTCAAAACTTTACAAAGAGGGACACACACAAATCGCAGGACCCTTTGGCGGTGACGGCGACCTTCGCGGCATCGTAATATTCAGCGTTAAATCTAAAGAAGAAGCCGAACGCCTCGCCAACGAAGACCCGGCAGTAATAGCAGGCCGCCTTAAAGTAGAAATCCTCGAATGGTGGGCGGCAAAAGGCTCAACCTTGAAATAA
- a CDS encoding aldehyde dehydrogenase family protein, giving the protein MEHFKNFINGEWKEPKSGKYTENRNPADVDDLIGMFPASENDDVQEAIKAAKEALKKWRLVPAPKRGDVLKVVGDIMLERKDDISHEMTREMGKVFAETKGDTQEGIDTAYYAASEGRRLFGINAPSELPNKMNLSFRVPIGVAGIITPWNFPMAIPTWKIFPALVCGNTVVFKPAELTPKTANTLVKIIDEAMHIVLGKDYIPGVINIVHGSGRVVGEALLESKDIDLISFTGSTAVGKRINEVGGRELKRVSLELGGKNAQIVMDDANLELALDAVLWGAFGTTGQRCTATSRLILHKDIHDKFLDMLVTRVNKLKLGYGNDKGVDVGPCVSKEQRETVNDYVKIGLNEDKATLVAGGDYAKDGSLAKGWFYKPTIFKDVTPDMRIAKEEIFGPVLAVLKCSSLEEGIEILNGTEYGLSSSIFTNNVNDAFKAVRDIQAGITYINGATIGAEAHMPFGGVKATGNGHREGGWTVYDFYTEWKAVYIDYSGKLQRAQIDNY; this is encoded by the coding sequence ATGGAACACTTCAAAAATTTTATTAACGGCGAATGGAAAGAACCAAAGAGCGGCAAATATACAGAGAATAGAAATCCTGCAGATGTGGATGATTTAATAGGAATGTTTCCAGCATCGGAAAACGACGATGTTCAGGAAGCAATCAAAGCGGCAAAAGAAGCTTTAAAGAAATGGAGACTCGTGCCCGCACCCAAACGAGGCGATGTTCTTAAAGTTGTCGGCGATATTATGCTCGAAAGAAAAGATGATATTTCTCATGAAATGACAAGGGAAATGGGCAAGGTATTCGCTGAAACAAAAGGCGACACTCAGGAAGGCATTGATACTGCATACTATGCAGCATCAGAAGGCAGAAGACTTTTCGGAATAAATGCACCTAGCGAACTCCCGAATAAAATGAACCTGAGCTTTAGAGTACCTATTGGAGTTGCCGGAATTATCACACCTTGGAACTTTCCAATGGCAATCCCAACATGGAAAATATTTCCTGCTCTCGTTTGCGGAAATACTGTGGTTTTCAAACCTGCAGAGTTAACACCAAAGACTGCAAATACTCTCGTTAAGATTATTGACGAGGCAATGCATATAGTGCTCGGCAAGGATTATATCCCCGGAGTAATCAATATTGTCCATGGAAGCGGAAGAGTTGTCGGCGAGGCACTTCTTGAAAGCAAGGATATAGATTTAATTTCATTCACGGGCTCAACCGCAGTTGGAAAGAGAATTAATGAAGTCGGCGGAAGAGAACTAAAAAGAGTTTCTCTCGAATTAGGCGGAAAGAACGCTCAGATTGTCATGGACGACGCAAATCTCGAACTCGCTCTCGATGCTGTTCTTTGGGGAGCTTTCGGAACAACGGGACAGAGATGTACCGCAACTTCAAGACTGATACTCCATAAAGACATTCATGATAAATTTCTTGATATGCTTGTAACAAGAGTAAACAAACTAAAACTCGGTTACGGAAATGACAAAGGCGTTGATGTAGGTCCTTGCGTCAGCAAAGAACAAAGAGAGACAGTAAATGATTACGTTAAGATAGGGCTCAACGAAGACAAAGCAACTCTCGTTGCAGGCGGCGACTATGCAAAGGATGGCTCTCTTGCAAAAGGCTGGTTCTATAAACCAACGATATTCAAGGATGTAACTCCCGATATGAGAATTGCAAAAGAAGAAATATTCGGACCTGTTCTCGCTGTTCTTAAATGCTCATCACTCGAAGAAGGTATAGAAATACTTAACGGAACCGAGTATGGTCTTTCATCAAGCATATTTACTAACAACGTAAACGATGCATTCAAAGCAGTCCGCGACATACAGGCAGGCATAACATACATAAACGGAGCAACGATTGGTGCGGAAGCGCACATGCCTTTCGGTGGTGTTAAAGCAACGGGTAACGGACACAGAGAAGGCGGCTGGACGGTGTATGATTTCTATACTGAATGGAAAGCAGTTTATATTGACTACTCGGGCAAACTTCAGAGAGCACAAATAGATAATTATTAA
- a CDS encoding YCF48-related protein, with the protein MKRIVFVFTVLLIFSVSLKSQTGWIVYSTGINAELKDIEFINANTGFITADTNCIFKSTNGGLNWFSVPLNLTSPAELLTISFLNQSTGFAGGGHHISEYTYTRYLFKTTDSGNNWLKIFHDSSYTMNGAISNIIPFNVNDIIVSNIAYIEVFYKGGIYKSTNGGINFSEKFSEYCNSLSFINQNTGYVVSKRTSDYQPSVTRILKTTDGCDTWTVQHRDSANVSSYFFKIQAFDYNTAYALNSTGTSTRFFKTSNGGDNWNFTPEENERYNDMFFVNPSTGWCGGFFGSDSCIISYTTNAGTNWILQKRGYNSSVHKIFFLNESTGWVILSTWGIPPPLNKKIMKTTTAGITFVKNVSTEIPSLYSLGQNYPNPFNPLTKIRFDIQKSESRSQNSVVTLKVFDALGREVETLVNEQLAPGTYEVTFNIESATEHRRTFGSGVYFYKLMTEGFSETKRMLLVK; encoded by the coding sequence ATGAAGAGAATAGTTTTTGTTTTTACTGTTTTATTAATCTTTAGTGTTAGTCTGAAGTCACAAACCGGGTGGATAGTATATAGTACAGGTATCAATGCGGAACTTAAAGATATTGAATTTATAAATGCAAATACCGGATTCATCACGGCTGATACAAACTGTATTTTCAAGTCAACGAACGGTGGATTGAACTGGTTTTCCGTTCCACTGAACCTTACTTCGCCGGCTGAACTTTTAACAATTTCTTTTCTGAATCAGAGCACAGGATTTGCAGGAGGTGGACACCACATAAGTGAATACACATATACACGATATCTTTTTAAAACTACGGACAGCGGTAATAACTGGTTAAAAATTTTTCACGATTCATCTTATACAATGAACGGAGCTATTTCCAACATTATCCCTTTTAACGTAAATGATATTATAGTTTCCAACATTGCTTATATTGAGGTTTTTTATAAAGGGGGTATTTATAAATCAACGAACGGAGGGATTAATTTCAGCGAGAAATTCTCGGAATACTGCAATAGTTTAAGTTTTATAAACCAGAACACAGGATATGTGGTTTCGAAAAGAACAAGCGATTATCAACCAAGTGTAACGAGGATATTGAAAACAACAGATGGTTGCGATACGTGGACGGTACAGCATCGTGATTCCGCAAACGTAAGCTCCTATTTTTTTAAAATTCAAGCATTTGATTATAACACAGCTTATGCTTTAAACAGTACGGGTACCTCCACAAGGTTTTTCAAAACATCAAATGGCGGAGATAACTGGAATTTTACCCCGGAAGAAAACGAGAGATATAATGATATGTTCTTTGTTAATCCTTCAACCGGATGGTGCGGTGGATTCTTTGGCTCTGATTCTTGCATAATATCTTATACTACGAATGCAGGAACAAACTGGATTTTACAGAAAAGGGGTTATAATTCAAGTGTTCACAAAATATTCTTTCTTAATGAAAGTACGGGATGGGTCATACTTTCCACATGGGGAATACCTCCCCCGCTGAATAAAAAAATAATGAAAACAACGACAGCAGGTATTACTTTTGTTAAAAATGTCAGTACTGAAATTCCTTCTTTATATTCATTGGGGCAGAACTATCCAAACCCGTTTAATCCACTGACGAAGATAAGGTTTGATATTCAGAAGTCAGAATCCAGAAGTCAGAATTCAGTAGTAACATTAAAAGTATTTGACGCACTTGGAAGAGAAGTTGAAACTTTGGTAAACGAACAACTTGCACCCGGCACGTACGAAGTGACGTTTAATATTGAATCTGCCACAGAGCATAGGCGGACCTTCGGCAGCGGCGTATATTTTTACAAATTGATGACGGAGGGTTTTAGCGAAACGAAGAGGATGCTTTTAGTTAAATAA